In the genome of Fulvivirga maritima, one region contains:
- a CDS encoding DUF1611 domain-containing protein, translating to MSMQDYLKGEACILTGGLLDTIHAKTTHGLLRQSDRFQIKAVIDHKFAGQNVQDVLSNIHADVPIYESIEKMLEAGVVPTFAIIGMATKGGVLPPSLYPEIKDSLQSSIHVINGLHQPISEIDEFKEIMAENKVQIHDIRKPKPFEQLHFWNGKIREVEALKLGILGTDCSIGKRTTAKLLVKALNQSGIKAEMIYTGQTGWLQGTKYGFIFDATPNDFIPGEIEHAIHECWLHERPEVIIVEGQASLLNPGGPCGSEFVISGKLDGVFLQHHPIREKYNNLEKLPDTIADPMIDVGMINMMGSDVWAFTLNTAGMNEALIAHHTELLEGKTGLPIVAPLEHGVGVLVKMIKQKLEAADHSMSKAAEVKNV from the coding sequence ATGAGTATGCAGGATTATTTAAAAGGAGAGGCCTGTATTCTTACTGGTGGTTTACTGGATACTATCCACGCAAAAACTACTCATGGCTTGCTCAGGCAATCAGATCGTTTTCAAATCAAGGCAGTGATAGACCATAAGTTTGCGGGCCAAAATGTGCAGGATGTACTCAGTAATATTCATGCTGATGTTCCTATTTATGAGTCAATAGAAAAAATGCTTGAAGCTGGCGTGGTGCCTACTTTCGCTATAATAGGCATGGCCACTAAGGGAGGTGTTTTGCCTCCCAGCCTTTACCCGGAAATAAAGGATAGCTTGCAGAGCAGTATTCATGTAATCAATGGTTTGCATCAGCCTATCTCTGAGATTGATGAGTTTAAAGAGATAATGGCTGAGAATAAAGTGCAGATTCATGATATAAGAAAACCTAAGCCTTTCGAGCAATTACATTTTTGGAATGGCAAAATTAGAGAGGTTGAGGCTTTAAAATTAGGTATCTTAGGTACAGATTGCTCTATAGGTAAGCGGACTACAGCCAAGTTATTAGTAAAAGCTTTGAACCAGTCAGGCATAAAAGCTGAAATGATTTATACGGGACAAACGGGCTGGTTACAGGGTACTAAATATGGTTTTATTTTCGATGCCACTCCTAATGATTTTATTCCAGGAGAAATAGAGCACGCTATCCATGAATGCTGGCTTCACGAACGGCCGGAAGTCATAATAGTGGAGGGACAGGCTTCTCTTTTAAATCCTGGCGGACCATGCGGCTCTGAGTTTGTCATCTCAGGTAAATTAGATGGCGTCTTTTTACAACATCACCCTATAAGAGAAAAGTATAATAACCTGGAAAAGCTTCCTGATACTATAGCTGATCCTATGATTGATGTAGGCATGATTAATATGATGGGCAGTGATGTGTGGGCTTTTACCCTAAATACAGCCGGAATGAATGAGGCGTTGATAGCTCATCATACAGAGCTGCTGGAAGGTAAAACAGGATTGCCAATAGTTGCTCCTTTAGAGCATGGGGTAGGAGTGCTAGTAAAAATGATAAAACAAAAATTGGAAGCTGCTGATCATTCAATGAGTAAAGCGGCAGAAGTGAAAAATGTTTGA
- a CDS encoding mandelate racemase/muconate lactonizing enzyme family protein, with protein sequence MKVKNIEVWRMNLGNTRPYTIAFKTVDDVDSVFVKITLENGVYGLGAGNPSKQVVNESLEDTQATLSEENLEFLIGRDIREIHGILHEVMIRFPEFPAARAALDIALHDVFTKYLGVPLAQFLGRKFRTLETSVTIGIKDVKATLEEAQEYFDMGFRCLKVKTGRAVDEDIERIAKLKEVFANKVKIRLDANQGYDQAALLKFYESSKEWGIELIEQPIKADQVDVLKQLPHEIREMIALDESLKSPVDAFKLASEPIAGRIFNIKLMKSGGIFPAIQIANIARVAHIDLMWGCNDESAVSITAALHAALSFSNTRYIDLDGSLDLVQDAVEGGFRIDDGWMSTTEKPGLGVELI encoded by the coding sequence ATGAAGGTGAAGAATATTGAGGTATGGCGAATGAACCTGGGAAATACCAGGCCTTATACTATTGCTTTTAAAACAGTAGATGATGTTGATAGTGTGTTTGTGAAAATAACATTAGAGAATGGAGTTTATGGTTTAGGAGCGGGGAATCCTAGTAAACAAGTGGTGAATGAGTCTTTAGAAGATACTCAGGCCACTCTGAGTGAAGAAAATTTGGAGTTTTTGATAGGTAGAGATATTCGGGAGATACATGGCATTTTGCATGAAGTGATGATTCGTTTTCCTGAGTTTCCTGCTGCCAGAGCAGCTTTAGATATAGCATTGCACGATGTTTTTACTAAATATTTAGGCGTGCCGCTGGCTCAGTTTCTGGGCAGAAAATTCAGAACGTTAGAAACTTCAGTAACCATAGGCATTAAAGATGTAAAAGCAACCTTAGAGGAAGCCCAGGAATATTTTGATATGGGCTTCAGGTGTTTAAAAGTGAAAACAGGTAGAGCTGTAGATGAAGATATTGAGCGGATAGCTAAGTTAAAGGAAGTCTTTGCTAATAAGGTGAAAATCCGATTAGATGCAAATCAAGGGTATGATCAGGCTGCACTTCTTAAATTTTATGAAAGTAGCAAGGAATGGGGCATTGAACTTATAGAACAACCTATAAAGGCTGATCAGGTAGATGTTTTAAAGCAATTGCCACATGAAATCAGGGAAATGATAGCCTTAGATGAAAGCTTAAAATCTCCAGTAGATGCTTTTAAATTGGCATCGGAGCCTATTGCTGGCAGGATATTTAATATAAAACTGATGAAATCAGGCGGGATTTTTCCTGCTATTCAAATAGCTAACATTGCCCGTGTAGCGCATATCGATTTAATGTGGGGCTGTAATGATGAAAGTGCTGTGAGCATTACGGCGGCTTTGCATGCGGCCTTATCCTTTTCTAATACCAGATATATTGATTTGGACGGAAGTTTAGATTTGGTACAAGATGCCGTAGAAGGAGGCTTTAGAATAGATGATGGCTGGATGAGTACTACAGAGAAACCAGGACTGGGAGTAGAACTGATCTAG
- the pdeM gene encoding ligase-associated DNA damage response endonuclease PdeM — protein sequence MKYSKAFDGINSIDLKGERLQLLPEKALFWEKKRILLLADMHLGKANHFRRSGIAVSSELNNQNVERFINVLHKWQPERVLFMGDLFHSHYNEEWEVLGQVLKYFPAMSFELIIGNHDIMSEYQYLKHQLLLHEEPLLIEPFSLSHETIENDTFYNIAGHLHPGVRLKGLGRQSLKLPCFYFGAKYGLLPAFGEFTGLALIKPKKDDQIFVISNQEVLKV from the coding sequence TTGAAATACTCAAAAGCATTTGATGGAATTAATAGTATTGATTTAAAAGGAGAAAGATTACAGCTCCTCCCTGAGAAGGCTTTGTTTTGGGAGAAGAAGCGTATTCTATTACTGGCTGATATGCATCTGGGTAAAGCCAATCATTTTAGAAGATCAGGCATAGCAGTGTCATCAGAGCTCAATAATCAGAATGTAGAGCGCTTTATTAATGTGCTTCATAAATGGCAACCAGAGAGAGTTCTTTTTATGGGAGACCTTTTCCATAGCCATTATAATGAAGAGTGGGAAGTGCTAGGACAAGTGCTGAAATACTTTCCTGCAATGTCTTTCGAACTCATAATTGGTAATCATGATATTATGAGTGAGTATCAATATTTAAAACATCAGTTGCTACTTCATGAAGAGCCTTTATTAATAGAGCCATTTTCCCTTTCTCATGAAACTATAGAAAATGACACCTTTTATAATATAGCAGGGCATCTGCATCCGGGAGTAAGGCTTAAGGGACTGGGGAGACAATCTTTAAAGTTGCCCTGTTTTTATTTTGGGGCTAAGTATGGCTTACTGCCTGCCTTTGGTGAGTTTACCGGCTTAGCATTAATAAAGCCGAAAAAGGATGATCAAATATTTGTGATCAGCAATCAGGAAGTGCTAAAAGTGTAG
- a CDS encoding RNA polymerase sigma factor, with protein MSLEIFKNKVLPVKNKLYRFALGFIKNEDEAKDVVQEVFIKIWDKKEDLEVIENIEAWCMRVTRNLALDKLKSKHKKYTDPLNDGFEKSDDNNQTPYRTTEISDTMSRVNLFIESLPDKQRQIIKLRDIEGYSYKEISEMVGVDMNQVKVNLFRSRKAIKENLLNINAYGLR; from the coding sequence ATGAGTTTGGAAATTTTCAAAAATAAAGTTCTACCTGTTAAAAATAAGCTTTATCGCTTTGCTTTAGGCTTCATAAAAAATGAGGACGAGGCGAAAGATGTAGTGCAGGAAGTTTTTATTAAAATTTGGGATAAAAAGGAGGATCTTGAGGTAATAGAAAATATAGAAGCCTGGTGTATGAGGGTGACTAGAAACCTGGCTCTGGATAAGCTCAAATCCAAACATAAAAAATATACAGATCCGTTAAATGACGGGTTTGAAAAATCTGATGATAATAATCAGACCCCTTACAGGACAACTGAAATTAGTGACACCATGAGCAGAGTCAATCTTTTTATAGAATCATTGCCCGATAAACAAAGGCAGATTATTAAGCTTCGAGATATAGAAGGATATAGCTATAAAGAGATAAGTGAAATGGTTGGGGTGGATATGAATCAGGTAAAAGTAAATTTATTTAGATCCAGAAAGGCAATTAAAGAGAATCTATTAAATATCAATGCATATGGACTTAGATAG
- a CDS encoding DUF4252 domain-containing protein: MKRSILVLAIGVLLSFSAQGQDAISKFFSKYENDEEFTQVSVNSRMFELFTNLEMETKEDQEIMDAITKLKGIRILAKEDTKDGKKLYKEAFQLLPKNEYGELMSVRDGTTDLKFLIKESGGKISELLMISGGENGFFILSLFGDIDLKQIAKISKSMDIQGLEGLEKLDNKKE, translated from the coding sequence ATGAAACGATCAATTTTAGTGCTGGCTATAGGTGTGCTGCTCTCATTCAGCGCGCAAGGTCAAGATGCCATAAGTAAATTTTTCAGTAAGTATGAAAATGATGAGGAGTTTACCCAGGTATCAGTAAACAGCAGAATGTTTGAGCTATTTACCAATCTTGAAATGGAGACGAAGGAGGACCAGGAAATAATGGATGCTATAACTAAACTTAAAGGCATCAGAATATTAGCTAAAGAAGATACTAAAGATGGTAAAAAGCTGTATAAAGAGGCATTTCAATTACTGCCAAAAAATGAATATGGAGAACTTATGTCAGTAAGAGATGGCACTACTGATCTGAAGTTTTTAATAAAAGAAAGTGGCGGTAAAATCAGTGAATTACTGATGATAAGTGGAGGAGAAAACGGCTTTTTCATTCTAAGTCTTTTCGGAGATATAGATTTGAAACAAATAGCGAAAATATCTAAATCTATGGACATACAAGGGTTGGAAGGTTTGGAAAAGCTAGACAATAAGAAAGAATAA
- a CDS encoding DUF4252 domain-containing protein has protein sequence MKRLIISALAVILTAGFSFGQSKTIQKFHEKYKDDRDATVVTFTGGLFKLLATVASLDEEDEDLQVISRIADNISSLELLSIPMYKSGFKSEDIAKMRSELKKEKYEEMMTLRDGSDHIYFMTQGSNNEIKNMLILISEESDFMVMNVNGELDLKDLTYLAKKRNNLN, from the coding sequence ATGAAACGTTTAATTATCTCAGCATTAGCTGTAATACTAACAGCAGGTTTTTCATTTGGGCAAAGTAAAACCATTCAAAAATTTCACGAAAAGTACAAAGATGATCGTGATGCTACGGTAGTAACCTTTACAGGTGGACTGTTTAAATTACTCGCTACTGTTGCTTCTTTGGATGAGGAGGATGAAGATTTGCAGGTTATTTCTCGCATAGCAGATAATATCTCTTCTCTGGAGCTGCTTTCTATTCCTATGTATAAGTCAGGGTTTAAGAGTGAAGATATAGCCAAAATGAGATCTGAGCTCAAAAAAGAGAAATATGAAGAAATGATGACTTTAAGAGATGGTTCGGATCATATTTACTTCATGACTCAGGGAAGTAATAATGAGATCAAAAATATGCTCATATTAATAAGTGAGGAATCTGACTTTATGGTAATGAACGTTAATGGGGAGCTCGACCTCAAAGACTTGACCTACCTGGCTAAGAAAAGGAATAACTTAAATTGA
- a CDS encoding DUF4252 domain-containing protein: MRTLLLILAAFTPLFLSAQSKTTQAFAEDHEEGTSFFFYKNTLRMLNQTDSEEFDELIKDIDKMKYFVVEKKGNNIDKDTYSNLVKGYKSEDFEDLMNMRHEGMRVNVYIQEDDGVTTGLVFLMNDESSLSILDIKGSVPLNKLASIITKVREFKP; encoded by the coding sequence ATGAGAACACTACTCTTGATATTAGCAGCTTTCACGCCATTGTTTTTATCAGCGCAAAGCAAAACCACCCAAGCATTTGCAGAAGATCATGAAGAAGGAACTTCGTTTTTTTTCTATAAAAATACCTTAAGAATGCTCAATCAGACTGATAGTGAGGAATTTGATGAGCTGATTAAGGATATTGATAAAATGAAATATTTTGTCGTAGAAAAGAAGGGCAATAATATTGATAAAGACACTTATTCCAACCTGGTAAAGGGCTATAAGTCTGAGGATTTCGAAGATCTTATGAATATGAGGCATGAAGGAATGAGAGTGAATGTTTATATCCAGGAAGATGATGGCGTAACTACCGGACTCGTGTTTCTAATGAATGATGAAAGCAGCTTATCTATTCTTGATATAAAAGGATCAGTCCCGCTTAATAAGCTGGCAAGCATAATTACAAAAGTGAGGGAGTTTAAACCTTAA
- a CDS encoding ABC transporter ATP-binding protein, with amino-acid sequence MDTVLQINNLTKNYGRITAVNNLSLTIERGSVFGILGPNGSGKTTTLGILLDVINKTSGDFSWFGQPPSKEVRKRIGAILETPIFYPYLNAVKNLEIVAEIKDAPKANIDIVLQKVDLYERRYDNFKTYSLGMRQRLSIASALLCDPEVMILDEPTNGLDPQGIAEIRELIKQIAKEGKTIILASHLLDEVQKVCSHFCVLKKGQLLHVGSVAEVTQGAELVEVKADNTALLQQSLQQFEGVKNVTQEEDKFIVTLSEGQTASDLNQFLFSQNLVASHLLTQRKSLEKQFLEVLAQSDHA; translated from the coding sequence TTGGATACAGTACTTCAAATTAATAATCTTACTAAAAACTATGGTCGGATTACTGCTGTAAACAACCTATCGCTTACCATAGAGCGAGGCAGTGTTTTCGGTATTCTGGGCCCTAATGGTAGTGGAAAAACCACAACTCTGGGAATTTTGCTAGATGTAATCAATAAGACCAGTGGTGATTTTAGCTGGTTTGGTCAGCCACCTTCTAAAGAAGTAAGAAAAAGAATAGGAGCTATTTTAGAAACGCCAATTTTCTATCCTTACCTCAATGCGGTAAAGAATTTGGAGATTGTGGCTGAGATAAAAGATGCTCCCAAAGCCAATATTGATATTGTATTGCAGAAGGTAGATCTGTATGAAAGAAGGTATGATAATTTCAAAACCTACTCTTTGGGTATGAGGCAGCGGTTGTCTATTGCTTCAGCGCTGCTTTGTGATCCTGAGGTGATGATATTGGATGAGCCTACTAATGGCCTTGATCCTCAAGGGATTGCTGAGATAAGAGAACTGATCAAGCAAATAGCTAAAGAGGGGAAAACCATTATTTTGGCCAGTCATTTATTGGATGAAGTTCAAAAAGTATGTTCACATTTTTGTGTGCTAAAAAAAGGACAACTCTTGCATGTGGGTAGTGTAGCCGAGGTAACTCAAGGTGCTGAGTTGGTAGAGGTGAAAGCGGATAATACCGCTCTGCTTCAGCAATCATTACAGCAGTTTGAAGGAGTGAAAAATGTAACTCAAGAAGAAGATAAATTTATTGTAACCCTATCTGAAGGGCAGACTGCATCTGATCTTAATCAGTTTTTGTTTAGCCAAAATCTGGTGGCCAGCCATCTACTCACACAAAGAAAAAGCCTCGAAAAACAATTTTTGGAAGTATTAGCCCAATCTGACCATGCTTAA
- a CDS encoding ABC transporter permease → MLKLLKIDLKKLANYRAFWVLNIMYGVLIISIPVVVLEFLKWLKEKGAEFDNFDPMKIPVLYFPDIWQNITFVYTFLKIFLAIVVVISISNEFSYKTIRQNIIDGFSRMDFIKSKMGTILLLSVGSALLVFITGLLTGLLYTPDLEAGDVFNGSEFILAYFLDLFCYLTLAFLLTVLFKRSALTVFMLLLISPIESTIAAFFPDNLKFITEYFPIHAINNLIAFPFSRYWFQEIQDYVSIPAVGVVVIYIAAFVYAIYYKLKSSDL, encoded by the coding sequence ATGCTTAAATTATTAAAGATAGATTTAAAGAAATTAGCTAATTATAGAGCCTTCTGGGTTCTAAACATCATGTATGGGGTGTTAATAATAAGTATACCCGTAGTAGTGCTGGAGTTTTTGAAATGGCTCAAAGAAAAAGGAGCTGAGTTTGATAATTTCGACCCAATGAAAATACCAGTGCTGTACTTTCCTGATATCTGGCAAAACATAACTTTTGTATATACCTTTCTTAAGATTTTTCTGGCTATAGTAGTGGTCATTTCCATCTCAAATGAGTTTAGCTATAAAACTATAAGACAAAATATTATAGATGGATTTAGTAGAATGGATTTCATTAAATCTAAAATGGGAACTATTTTACTCTTGAGTGTGGGCTCTGCCTTATTAGTTTTTATAACAGGACTTTTAACCGGTTTGCTATATACTCCTGATCTTGAAGCTGGAGATGTTTTTAATGGTAGTGAGTTTATCTTAGCCTATTTTCTGGATCTGTTTTGTTATTTAACCTTGGCATTTTTGCTAACCGTTTTATTTAAGCGATCTGCCCTTACGGTTTTTATGTTGCTATTAATTAGTCCTATTGAAAGTACGATAGCAGCTTTTTTCCCTGATAACCTAAAGTTTATTACTGAGTATTTCCCTATTCATGCCATTAATAATTTAATAGCATTTCCCTTTTCAAGATACTGGTTCCAGGAAATTCAGGATTATGTAAGTATCCCAGCAGTAGGGGTGGTAGTGATTTATATTGCTGCTTTTGTTTATGCCATTTATTATAAACTCAAATCTTCTGATTTATAA
- a CDS encoding sensor histidine kinase: MTVSRMEAYKVIKQYKETIIETWMNEVREELPEAKKHDRVALANDIPFFLDDLALVLEGKETNISHESLEHGKLRALFDNYSLLHVLREYRILKNRIFSLLDQEGALQVHEQLIVMDAFDVAVEQAGEMFFQMRNKIESDAREQVEHDISKLQDKDVLKLEFIEGLSHDMKNPITNIKLAIDLLRDKELSEETESILNLLIKNADKTEVLINSLKNISFINNEEGFPVNLGHVDLTNRLESFVKNNRVRADHKIDIQVEEDIAGYWDIEAILRALDNLLENAVRYGDVSRPITVGAHSYQGEQVIIFVHNYGKAIPFEEQAKIFSRLYQVNNSTGVGQGLGLATVKEIAEAHHGKVEISSLEQEGTTFKLVLPVDSRS, translated from the coding sequence ATGACAGTATCAAGAATGGAAGCCTATAAAGTTATTAAACAATATAAGGAAACAATCATCGAGACCTGGATGAATGAAGTTAGGGAAGAATTGCCAGAAGCTAAGAAGCATGATAGAGTCGCTTTGGCCAATGATATCCCTTTTTTCTTAGATGATCTGGCTCTAGTGTTAGAGGGGAAGGAAACAAACATCTCACATGAAAGCCTGGAACATGGTAAGCTCAGGGCTTTGTTCGATAATTATTCTTTATTACATGTTTTAAGAGAATATAGGATCTTAAAGAATCGAATCTTTAGTCTGCTAGATCAGGAAGGCGCTCTGCAAGTACATGAGCAGTTAATTGTAATGGATGCTTTTGATGTAGCTGTAGAGCAGGCTGGAGAAATGTTCTTTCAGATGAGGAATAAAATAGAGTCCGATGCAAGGGAGCAGGTAGAGCATGATATTAGCAAGCTGCAAGATAAAGATGTACTTAAATTAGAGTTTATAGAAGGGCTTTCTCATGATATGAAGAACCCTATCACTAATATAAAGCTGGCGATAGATTTACTCAGAGATAAAGAATTATCAGAAGAAACGGAATCTATTTTGAATTTGCTTATTAAAAATGCAGATAAAACAGAGGTGCTAATCAATAGCCTGAAGAATATTAGTTTTATTAATAATGAAGAAGGCTTCCCTGTTAACCTCGGTCATGTAGATCTGACTAATCGACTAGAGTCATTTGTAAAAAACAATAGAGTAAGAGCAGATCATAAGATAGATATCCAAGTTGAAGAAGATATAGCCGGATATTGGGATATAGAAGCAATATTAAGAGCTTTAGACAATTTATTGGAAAATGCTGTGAGATATGGAGATGTATCCAGGCCCATCACTGTAGGAGCTCATAGTTATCAAGGAGAACAGGTTATTATATTTGTTCATAATTATGGTAAAGCCATTCCTTTTGAAGAACAGGCTAAAATATTTTCTCGCCTTTACCAGGTAAATAATTCTACAGGTGTAGGGCAAGGGTTAGGCTTAGCTACTGTGAAAGAAATAGCCGAAGCACATCATGGAAAAGTGGAAATATCTTCTTTAGAGCAAGAAGGGACTACTTTTAAGCTGGTATTGCCAGTAGATTCTCGCAGTTAA
- a CDS encoding DUF4126 family protein, protein MTSLLTKTIGLGAITGLRSMLGPALLCFYLNKQPQSFKRKALKLSSLQTVTTVMAVGELVGDKLPFAPDRISPTALAGRALMGALVGAVLFKEGGQSAYRGGIIGGVAAVLAAGAGYYLRKKIGQSTEVNDPYLGAAEDMVAIGSGVAMITY, encoded by the coding sequence ATGACATCACTATTAACCAAAACCATAGGGCTGGGAGCTATAACCGGATTACGGTCTATGCTAGGCCCTGCATTACTCTGCTTTTATTTAAATAAACAGCCACAATCATTTAAAAGAAAAGCGCTGAAATTATCATCACTCCAGACGGTTACTACTGTAATGGCTGTAGGAGAATTAGTAGGCGACAAGCTTCCTTTCGCTCCAGATAGGATAAGCCCTACAGCTTTGGCTGGCAGAGCACTTATGGGAGCCTTGGTAGGAGCTGTTTTATTCAAAGAAGGAGGTCAATCTGCCTATCGTGGAGGAATAATAGGTGGAGTCGCTGCTGTATTGGCAGCTGGAGCTGGCTATTATTTGAGGAAAAAGATAGGTCAGTCCACTGAAGTAAATGACCCATATCTGGGAGCAGCCGAAGATATGGTGGCAATAGGCTCTGGTGTAGCCATGATTACCTACTAA
- a CDS encoding DUF1684 domain-containing protein, protein MFRLKILIFLSLISHFNLFAQENKPEDIIAGIHKFQEELNEEYANKDSSPLEKKDRRHFEGLEFFDIDTSFYIKAQFIRTPNQKPFKMATSTDRSPIYEKYGEAHFMIDTLNVVLEIYQSHDLRKTKEYKDHLFLPFTDKTNGEETYGGGRYISLKIPEGDTIIIDFNKAYNPYCAYSSRYSCPLVPRVNRVSTKVTAGVKAFENGH, encoded by the coding sequence ATGTTCAGATTAAAAATCCTTATTTTTCTTTCACTAATAAGTCATTTCAATCTTTTTGCCCAAGAAAATAAGCCGGAAGACATTATTGCAGGAATTCACAAATTCCAAGAGGAGCTTAATGAAGAATATGCCAATAAGGATAGCTCTCCGCTAGAAAAGAAAGACAGACGCCATTTTGAAGGATTAGAATTTTTCGACATTGACACTTCTTTCTATATCAAGGCACAGTTTATAAGAACTCCCAATCAGAAACCATTTAAAATGGCTACTTCCACTGATCGGTCTCCTATTTATGAAAAATACGGAGAAGCACATTTTATGATAGACACCTTAAATGTGGTACTTGAAATCTATCAAAGTCATGATTTAAGAAAAACTAAAGAATATAAGGATCATCTTTTCCTGCCTTTCACTGACAAAACTAATGGCGAAGAAACCTACGGAGGCGGAAGGTATATAAGCCTTAAAATTCCCGAAGGAGACACCATTATTATTGATTTCAACAAAGCATATAATCCTTATTGTGCTTATAGCAGCCGATACTCATGTCCTTTGGTACCACGCGTAAACAGAGTGAGCACCAAAGTGACAGCAGGAGTAAAAGCTTTTGAAAATGGCCATTAA
- a CDS encoding alpha/beta hydrolase: protein MKKVHILFLLLLAMNSYAQEQKPVEMPLYPEGTPNALGEKDKDTPMLYYYPAAYEGELKSAVVICPGGGYTHLAMEKEGFKMAQWFNSFGVSAIVLRYRLGGDGYKNPVPLQDAQQALRVVRSKAKEWNIASEKVGIMGFSAGGHLASTVATHWDLGDPVAKDALQRISCRPDFVILGYPVVTMEDDFTHQGSKKALLGAQPEDKLVEDMSNEKQVNEKTPPTFIFHTYEDGAVPVQNSLQFYEAMVAAGVPGELHVYQKGGHGLGFGPESSSYFTWRETCSRWLKSINMAD from the coding sequence ATGAAAAAAGTTCACATATTATTTTTACTATTATTAGCGATGAATAGTTACGCTCAGGAGCAAAAACCTGTGGAGATGCCTTTGTATCCGGAAGGTACTCCTAATGCATTAGGGGAAAAAGACAAGGATACCCCTATGTTATATTACTATCCGGCTGCCTATGAAGGAGAGCTTAAAAGTGCTGTGGTAATCTGCCCTGGAGGAGGATATACACATTTGGCTATGGAAAAGGAAGGCTTTAAAATGGCGCAGTGGTTTAATAGTTTTGGAGTATCAGCTATAGTGTTGAGATACAGGCTCGGCGGAGATGGTTATAAGAATCCGGTGCCTTTACAAGATGCTCAGCAAGCCTTACGTGTAGTGCGGTCTAAGGCCAAAGAATGGAATATAGCTAGTGAAAAAGTCGGCATTATGGGCTTTTCAGCAGGAGGGCATCTGGCTTCTACTGTGGCTACTCACTGGGATCTGGGAGACCCTGTGGCAAAAGATGCCTTGCAACGGATTAGCTGTAGGCCTGATTTTGTGATTCTTGGCTACCCTGTAGTTACTATGGAAGATGACTTCACGCATCAAGGCTCTAAAAAGGCGCTACTGGGAGCTCAGCCGGAGGATAAATTGGTGGAGGACATGTCTAATGAAAAGCAGGTAAATGAAAAAACACCCCCGACTTTTATTTTCCATACTTATGAAGATGGTGCTGTGCCAGTTCAGAATAGCTTACAGTTTTATGAAGCTATGGTGGCAGCAGGTGTGCCGGGCGAGCTGCACGTTTATCAAAAAGGTGGACATGGGCTCGGTTTCGGGCCAGAATCATCGTCTTATTTTACCTGGCGCGAAACCTGTAGCCGATGGCTGAAAAGTATAAATATGGCAGATTGA